From Gopherus flavomarginatus isolate rGopFla2 chromosome 16, rGopFla2.mat.asm, whole genome shotgun sequence, a single genomic window includes:
- the TIMM29 gene encoding mitochondrial import inner membrane translocase subunit Tim29 → MAGGGSRWQRIGTGRLGLWCRSLLQDYADACRDVALGVKERPGKAGLYLSLLAGATVCSLHVPCDASFEASLLEASGTLLLLSPWVRNGSSEGHVQRLMKLRNQGRLRYQSLIFFSLVYQAPFDAEVALYQAHCKHLKPRWTDFPAQTLDVGFLGRWWVLSSKMKDSDINEEEFKHLPEHLRTISSRNLHSAANEKLFEEKYKPVILTEEQIEWAEKEQQQQPLQGALNQ, encoded by the exons ATGGCGGGGGGCGGGAGCCGCTGGCAGCGGATCGGCACCGGCCGCTTGG GTCTGTGGTGCAGGAGCCTGCTGCAGGATTACGCCGACGCCTGCCGGGATGTGGCCCTTGGCGTCAAGGAGCGGCCTGGGAAAGCCGGACTCTACCTCTCGCTGCTGGCCGGAGCTACCGTCTGCAGCCTCCACGTCCCCTGTGACGCCTCGTTCGAGGCCTCCCTCCTCGAAGCCTCGGGCACCCTCCTCCTGCTCTCCCCCTGGGTCCGGAACGGCAGCTCCGAGGGGCACGTCCAGCGCCTGATGAAGCTCCGGAACCAGGGGCGGCTGCGCTACCAGAGCCTCATCTTCTTCTCCCTCGTCTACCAGGCCCCCTTCGATGCGGAAGTTGCGCTGTACCAGGCTCACTGCAAACACCTGAAGCCGCGCTGGACGGACTTTCCCGCCCAGACCCTGGACGTGGGGTTCTTGGGCCGCTGGTGGGTTTTAAGTTCGAAAATGAAGGATTCCGACATCAATGAAGAGGAATTTAAACATCTCCCTGAGCATCTCAGGACCATCTCCTCCCGGAACCTCCACTCAGCGGCCAACGAAAAACTCTTTGAGGAGAAATACAAACCCGTCATCCTGACAGAGGAGCAGATTGAATGGGCagaaaaggagcagcagcagcagccacttcAGGGAGCCTTAAACCAATAA
- the YIPF2 gene encoding protein YIPF2 isoform X1 — translation MATSDELQFHEFDEAADLLAVNPDATTTSISERQSHVAVNVSASYEEGELGEETDKTELLSGQKKQPSFWTFEYYQTFFDVDTYQVLDRIKGSLLPLPGKNFVRHHLRNNPDLYGPFWICATLAFTLTVSSNVAHTLEKRGDPSFHYSPQFHKVTIAGLITYCYAWLVPLALWGYLQWRKGLSIHVGSYSFLETVCVYGYSLFVYIPTSILWLIPAAWLQWLLLAFAAALSGSVLVLAFWPLLRSDSKPATLATLAAIVSLHVLLAVGCKLYFFQTLPSTIPPVLPLVTTQHSTVLLPRQASASVPLHH, via the exons ATGGCCACCTCAGATGAGCTCCAGTTTCATG AATTCGACGAGGCAGCCGACTTGCTGGCCGTGAACCCCGACGCCACAACCACCAGTATCAGCGAGCGGCAAAGCCACGTGGCCGTGAACGTGAGCGCCAGCTACGAGGAGGGCGAGCTAGGGGAGGAGACAGATAAAACCGAG CTCCTGAGCGGCCAGAAGAAGCAGCCCAGTTTCTGGACCTTTGAATACTACCAGACTTTCTTTGATGTCGACACCTACCAG GTGCTGGACAGGATAAAGGGGTCTCTGCTGCCCTTGCCCGGGAAGAACTTCGTACGGCACCATTTACGGAACAACCCTGACCTATATG GGCCCTTCTGGATCTGCGCCACGCTGGCCTTCACGCTCACCGTCAGCAGCAACGTGGCCCACACCCTGGAGAAACGGGGTGACCCCTCCTTCCACTACAGCCCCCAGTTCCACAAAG tGACCATCGCTGGGCTCATAACCTACTGCTACGCCTGGCTGGTGCCCCTGGCCCTCTGGGGCTACCTGCAGTGGCGCAAGGGCCTCAGCATCCACGTGGGCTCATACAGCTTCCTGGAGACGGTCTGCGTGTACGGCTACTCGCTCTTCGTCTACATCCCCACCTCG ATCCTGTGGCTGATCCCGGCTGCCTGGCTCCAATGGCTCCTGCTGGCCTTCGCTGCGGCACTCTCAGGCTCCGTTCTGGTTCTTGCCTTCTGGCCACTGCTCCGCTCCGACAGCaagccagccacactggccacaTTGGCCGCCATCGTCTCGCTCCACGTGCTGCTGGCTGTGGGCTGCAAG CTCTATTTTTTCCAGACGCTGCCCAGCACTATCCCTCCGGTGCTCCCCCTGGTCACGACCCAGCACTCCACGGTGCTGCTCCCTCGTCAGGCCAGTGCCTCCGTCCCCCTCCACCACTGA
- the YIPF2 gene encoding protein YIPF2 isoform X2 — protein MATSDELQFHEFDEAADLLAVNPDATTTSISERQSHVAVNVSASYEEGELGEETDKTELLSGQKKQPSFWTFEYYQTFFDVDTYQVLDRIKGSLLPLPGKNFVRHHLRNNPDLYVTIAGLITYCYAWLVPLALWGYLQWRKGLSIHVGSYSFLETVCVYGYSLFVYIPTSILWLIPAAWLQWLLLAFAAALSGSVLVLAFWPLLRSDSKPATLATLAAIVSLHVLLAVGCKLYFFQTLPSTIPPVLPLVTTQHSTVLLPRQASASVPLHH, from the exons ATGGCCACCTCAGATGAGCTCCAGTTTCATG AATTCGACGAGGCAGCCGACTTGCTGGCCGTGAACCCCGACGCCACAACCACCAGTATCAGCGAGCGGCAAAGCCACGTGGCCGTGAACGTGAGCGCCAGCTACGAGGAGGGCGAGCTAGGGGAGGAGACAGATAAAACCGAG CTCCTGAGCGGCCAGAAGAAGCAGCCCAGTTTCTGGACCTTTGAATACTACCAGACTTTCTTTGATGTCGACACCTACCAG GTGCTGGACAGGATAAAGGGGTCTCTGCTGCCCTTGCCCGGGAAGAACTTCGTACGGCACCATTTACGGAACAACCCTGACCTATATG tGACCATCGCTGGGCTCATAACCTACTGCTACGCCTGGCTGGTGCCCCTGGCCCTCTGGGGCTACCTGCAGTGGCGCAAGGGCCTCAGCATCCACGTGGGCTCATACAGCTTCCTGGAGACGGTCTGCGTGTACGGCTACTCGCTCTTCGTCTACATCCCCACCTCG ATCCTGTGGCTGATCCCGGCTGCCTGGCTCCAATGGCTCCTGCTGGCCTTCGCTGCGGCACTCTCAGGCTCCGTTCTGGTTCTTGCCTTCTGGCCACTGCTCCGCTCCGACAGCaagccagccacactggccacaTTGGCCGCCATCGTCTCGCTCCACGTGCTGCTGGCTGTGGGCTGCAAG CTCTATTTTTTCCAGACGCTGCCCAGCACTATCCCTCCGGTGCTCCCCCTGGTCACGACCCAGCACTCCACGGTGCTGCTCCCTCGTCAGGCCAGTGCCTCCGTCCCCCTCCACCACTGA